In the Kribbella sp. NBC_00482 genome, one interval contains:
- a CDS encoding fatty acid desaturase family protein: MAQPVASPAATRRSEFSPLLREIKAAGLLERRTAAYAMAIGINVVLLGMTWAAVAVIGSSWWALFLALPMGILTTRAAFFGHDAGHQQIGSSRKLHDWIGMLHANLLLGMSYGWWNDKHNRHHANPNHTDKDPDVGEGVLVWTLEQASGRKGLEGWLTRNQARIFFPLLTLEGFNLKVSGIRFLLARLRTEKTEIGLMAAHLALYFTALFLILSPGQAVVFAVVHHMIFGLHLGSVFAPNHKGMEMPDDDTNWGHLEKQVLTSRNVNGGLVTDWMMGGLNYQIEHHLFPSMPRANLRFAQPIVREYCESIGMPYVSTSLIDSYRMGLRHMHDVGEELRAS, from the coding sequence ATGGCACAGCCTGTCGCGTCACCTGCTGCTACCCGCCGTTCCGAATTCTCCCCGCTGTTACGGGAGATCAAGGCCGCCGGCCTGCTGGAACGCCGTACGGCGGCCTACGCGATGGCGATCGGTATCAACGTGGTTCTGCTCGGCATGACCTGGGCGGCCGTCGCGGTGATCGGCAGCTCGTGGTGGGCGTTGTTCCTGGCGCTGCCGATGGGGATCCTGACCACCCGCGCGGCGTTCTTCGGGCACGACGCCGGGCATCAGCAGATCGGCAGCTCGCGCAAGCTGCACGACTGGATCGGGATGCTGCACGCCAACCTCCTGCTCGGCATGAGCTACGGCTGGTGGAACGACAAGCACAACCGGCACCACGCCAACCCGAACCACACCGACAAGGACCCGGACGTCGGCGAGGGCGTACTGGTCTGGACCCTTGAGCAGGCCTCCGGCCGCAAGGGCCTCGAAGGCTGGCTGACCCGCAACCAGGCGCGGATCTTCTTCCCGCTGCTCACCCTGGAGGGCTTCAACCTCAAGGTGTCGGGCATCCGCTTCCTGCTCGCCCGCCTGCGTACGGAGAAGACCGAGATCGGCCTGATGGCCGCGCACCTGGCGCTGTACTTCACCGCGCTGTTCCTGATTCTGTCGCCGGGCCAGGCGGTCGTCTTCGCGGTCGTCCACCACATGATCTTCGGGCTGCACCTCGGCAGCGTGTTCGCGCCGAACCACAAGGGCATGGAGATGCCCGACGACGACACCAACTGGGGCCACCTGGAGAAGCAGGTGCTCACCTCACGCAACGTGAACGGCGGTCTGGTCACCGACTGGATGATGGGCGGGCTCAACTACCAGATCGAGCACCACCTCTTCCCGAGCATGCCGCGCGCCAACCTCCGGTTCGCCCAGCCGATCGTCCGCGAGTACTGCGAGAGCATCGGAATGCCCTACGTTTCAACGAGTCTGATCGATTCGTACCGAATGGGGTTGCGCCACATGCACGACGTCGGCGAGGAACTCCGCGCGAGCTGA
- a CDS encoding sensor histidine kinase: MSTVATTEAPPMRYPKLAQPWIALFLAILAELGIALFVLSVVSVPLIAVWVGIPMLLVVVPAARWFANCHRTLLAGFLGERIPRPYKKPPMPGMLMRLRTILTDPQTWRDIIWLLVNAVIGFTLCLLSAVLFLAGLFYLVYPLLVGVTPEGVFTEPFGGLFTVNFWTSFLVMPVALIAFLIWQAAGERLLKANAFVARSLLGPTESAKLAMRVRELAESRAETVDTQAAELRRIERDLHDGAQARLAALSMNLGMAEEMVARDPAQAAALLTEARESASTALSELRDLVRGIHPPVLADRGLDGAVRALAMSVPFKVDVTFDVPGRPPAPVESAAYFAVAECLANAVKYSAATTAWIQITHEEEKLHMIVGDDGIGGAVIRPGGGLYGIERRLAAFDGTLTVVSPSAGPTTVIMELPCESSSLKTTPSSGTA; this comes from the coding sequence ATGAGCACCGTTGCCACGACTGAAGCGCCGCCGATGCGCTACCCGAAGCTTGCGCAGCCGTGGATCGCGTTGTTCCTCGCGATCCTGGCCGAGCTGGGGATCGCCCTGTTCGTGCTCAGCGTGGTGTCCGTCCCGCTGATCGCCGTGTGGGTCGGGATCCCGATGCTGCTGGTCGTCGTACCGGCCGCGCGGTGGTTCGCGAACTGCCACCGCACGCTGCTGGCCGGCTTCCTCGGTGAGCGGATCCCGCGCCCGTACAAGAAGCCTCCGATGCCCGGCATGCTGATGCGCCTGCGGACGATCCTGACCGATCCGCAGACCTGGCGGGACATCATCTGGCTGCTGGTGAACGCGGTGATCGGGTTCACACTGTGCCTGCTGAGCGCCGTACTGTTCCTGGCCGGGCTCTTCTACCTGGTCTACCCGCTGCTCGTCGGTGTCACCCCGGAGGGCGTGTTCACCGAACCGTTCGGCGGCCTGTTCACGGTGAACTTCTGGACCAGCTTCCTGGTGATGCCGGTGGCGCTGATCGCGTTCCTGATCTGGCAGGCCGCCGGCGAGCGACTGCTGAAGGCGAACGCTTTCGTGGCCCGCTCGCTGCTCGGCCCGACCGAGAGCGCCAAGCTCGCGATGCGGGTCCGCGAACTGGCCGAGTCCCGGGCGGAGACCGTCGACACCCAGGCGGCCGAGCTGCGCCGGATCGAGCGTGACCTGCACGACGGCGCCCAGGCCCGGCTGGCCGCACTCAGCATGAATCTCGGCATGGCCGAGGAAATGGTGGCGCGCGACCCGGCCCAGGCGGCTGCGCTGCTCACCGAGGCCCGCGAGTCCGCGAGTACGGCGCTGTCCGAGCTGCGTGACCTGGTCCGCGGGATCCACCCGCCGGTGCTCGCCGACCGCGGTCTGGACGGCGCGGTCAGGGCGCTGGCAATGTCCGTCCCGTTCAAGGTGGACGTCACCTTCGACGTACCCGGCCGTCCGCCCGCGCCGGTCGAGTCCGCGGCGTACTTCGCGGTGGCCGAATGCCTCGCGAACGCGGTGAAGTACTCGGCGGCGACCACCGCCTGGATCCAGATCACCCATGAGGAAGAGAAGCTGCACATGATCGTCGGCGACGACGGCATCGGAGGTGCCGTGATCAGGCCCGGTGGCGGTCTGTACGGTATCGAGCGGCGGCTGGCCGCCTTCGACGGTACGTTGACCGTGGTGAGCCCGAGCGCCGGGCCGACCACCGTGATCATGGAGCTGCCTTGCGAGTCCTCATCGCTGAAGACCACGCCCTCCTCCGGGACGGCCTGA
- a CDS encoding response regulator transcription factor codes for MRVLIAEDHALLRDGLIRLLEAHDFEVVEAVDNGPRLVPALVEHRPDVAVVDVRLPPTFTDEGLRAAIEARSQVPGLPILVLSQYVEQLYARELLTGGGGGVGYLLKDRVSNVADFLDAVRRVAAGGTAMDPDVISQLLARNTRDEPIGRLTPRESEVLGLMAEGRSNAAIAAALFVTEKAVSKHTNNIFSKLDLPPSEDDNRRVMAVLTYLSSR; via the coding sequence TTGCGAGTCCTCATCGCTGAAGACCACGCCCTCCTCCGGGACGGCCTGATCCGCCTGCTGGAGGCGCACGACTTCGAGGTCGTCGAGGCAGTCGACAACGGGCCCCGGCTGGTGCCCGCGCTCGTGGAGCACCGGCCGGACGTCGCGGTGGTCGACGTACGGCTGCCGCCGACGTTCACCGACGAGGGCCTGCGGGCCGCGATCGAGGCCCGCAGCCAGGTCCCGGGGCTGCCGATCCTGGTGCTCTCGCAGTACGTCGAGCAGTTGTACGCGCGGGAGCTGCTGACCGGCGGCGGAGGCGGTGTCGGGTACCTGCTCAAGGACCGGGTGTCGAACGTCGCCGACTTCCTGGACGCGGTACGCCGGGTCGCTGCCGGCGGGACCGCGATGGACCCGGACGTGATCAGTCAGCTGCTGGCCCGGAACACCCGCGACGAACCGATCGGCCGGCTCACGCCGCGCGAGTCCGAGGTCCTCGGCCTGATGGCCGAAGGCCGCTCGAACGCCGCGATCGCCGCCGCCCTGTTCGTCACCGAGAAGGCCGTCAGCAAACACACGAACAACATCTTCTCGAAGCTCGACCTGCCCCCGTCCGAGGACGACAACCGCCGCGTGATGGCAGTCCTCACCTACCTGTCGTCCCGCTGA